In Conger conger chromosome 9, fConCon1.1, whole genome shotgun sequence, the genomic stretch CTGGTCAGAGCTGCTTTTCTTGTCATCGCCAGCACCTCACTTCTCTCCTTCTTGAAGCTTGGAACAGACAAATCTGTACCGATTTGAGCAGGGGATGTCATTCCACTTTTTCTGCACTGTGGTTACAACACAAGAGTGAAAAGTCAGTAAGTCCAGTCAAATCCACTCAGCAGTAATACAGAGTTTACTTAGTGTATGCTTACCAGCCCAGTTTGCATGCACACAGTCCTCGTTTCTATTTAAATTGTTTGGCTCCCTAGAATTCCAGTGGCGAAAGTCCAGTTTAGATCCATCTGACCAAATCCAGTAACCCTCCTGAACAGGGACGACAAAAGTTTGCTTGTGGTGAAGACAGTACTAGTGTGTGCGAATGCAGTCTTAtcttaaaacattacatttttacttattCGATGGCAAGTATCAAAAACAATTTTGAAAGACAATGAAATAAAGATAatggatttttttaaagcaattacTACTGTCGTTTAGAATTCAGCTTACTTTGTCTGGAATGTACAGTCTTCaggttaagttttttttttagtttgtgcTTGAATGTCTTTTCTACTGTTAAATTACAAGTAAAATGCATTCAGCAATGTCAGAATAACATCTCATGTTTGACTGTGAAGTAGAAAGTGCACAAtgatgtacttaaaatgtattatataaataGAATCTTCCATTATTATTTCTTGGCTTGCCATTATGTCTTGtttcattgtgaaataaattgtCTTATTTGGCACaatgtgaattaattaataGTGTCAGGGTTGGCTGTATCAGTTTCTTATTGATTCCTTTGATTCTCAAGTTGTGTACTGCTGGCTAGTGAGTGTAAAGCTGCCTTCATTAATCATTATACCCTCTGACAGTCTGTCAGTCCTATCCAGAATGGAAGGGTGTTCTTAGTGAGCTTCTGGAGAAAGTTATATTCCACTTGGCTGTGCACTGAGGCCAGGTTTCCTCCTTGTCCAACACAGTATCTCTGCAAAGGGACAAGGGAGATGAGATTTGTCAGTCTTATAATGCATCATATTGATTATTTACCATGAGACAGACAGGTCACGGAGATAGGAATCTGTGCAGTTTGATTTTCACAGGTGAACTGttattttgataaaaaaaacaacactgatgGAAATTCATTCAAATCAgcttttttgtaaaaatgtgcagtCACATAATTCTAATAATTCTTTGCTATTAAAATCAaccattattttttatgtagtaCTCAAAGACACATTAAGGGATCAGTGCCTTCTTTTTCAAGAACACAGTGTTTacataaactataaaaacatacacaattgacaaaacacaaaattaaaacaatcaataaagaCAAAATGAACAGATGtagttgattttcaagaaacaaGAAAAGTCACTTGCGTTTGGTT encodes the following:
- the LOC133137897 gene encoding lactose-binding lectin l-2-like, giving the protein MVSFPMAKLILVAALSCPTFAQKCENACPPGWKSFNYHCYRYFGFLMDWAQAERYCVGQGGNLASVHSQVEYNFLQKLTKNTLPFWIGLTDCQREGYWIWSDGSKLDFRHWNSREPNNLNRNEDCVHANWAVQKKWNDIPCSNRYRFVCSKLQEGEK